Proteins co-encoded in one Callospermophilus lateralis isolate mCalLat2 chromosome 2, mCalLat2.hap1, whole genome shotgun sequence genomic window:
- the Ccdc89 gene encoding coiled-coil domain-containing protein 89 has product MPQEEQSPGMDTRPGEEPLDKQNEKQKKEEEEMEFKELEGLREALANLRGLSEEEKGEKAMLCSRIQEQSQLICILKRRADEALERCQILELLNSELEEKRMQEAQKLKAQSEHALKLEDRFRTLAANHELMIRFKDEYKSQNIKLKEDNEKLKLENSNLFSQALKDKEAKVLQLTTKSEALTKELEALKERCAQDACQAQAREKELLELQSQQDRAHNKETEQLRSQLQSLQQQYQQAIEQMAKAQETHSSLSQELQDRLQTITQEKEELLQLSMERGKVLQNKQAEIRQLEEKLEAADMARRHALERFEQEAVAVDSNLRVQELQRRMDGIQKAYDELKLQSEAFKKHSLDLLSKERELNAKLRHLFP; this is encoded by the coding sequence ATGCCTCAGGAAGAGCAGTCACCTGGGATGGACACTCGACCAGGTGAAGAACCCTTAGATaagcaaaatgaaaaacagaaaaaggaggaagaggagatggagTTTAAGGAACTGGAAGGGCTGAGGGAAGCCTTGGCAAACCTGAGGGGGCTGTCCGAGGAGGAGAAGGGTGAGAAGGCAATGCTTTGCTCCCGTATCCAAGAGCAGTCCCAGCTCATCTGCATTCTGAAGCGGAGGGCCGATGAGGCCCTGGAACGCTGCCAGATCCTGGAGCTGCTCAATTCAGAGCTGGAGGAGAAGAGGATGCAGGAGGCACAAAAGTTGAAAGCCCAAAGTGAGCATGCCCTGAAACTGGAGGACCGTTTCAGGACCTTGGCAGCCAACCACGAGTTGATGATCCGCTTTAAGGATGAATACAAGAGTCAGAACATCAAGCTGAAGGAAGACAATGAGAAGCTGAAACTGGAGAACAGCAATCTCTTCAGCCAGGCTCTGAAGGACAAGGAGGCCAAAGTATTGCAGCTGACCACTAAGAGCGAGGCCCTCACCAAGGAGCTGGAGGCTCTGAAAGAGAGGTGTGCTCAGGATGCCTGCCAGGCACAGGCCCGAGAAAAGGAGCTGTTGGAGCTACAGAGCCAGCAGGACCGCGCCCACAACAAGGAGACAGAGCAGCTGCGCAGCCAGCTGCAAAGCCTCCAGCAGCAGTACCAACAGGCCATTGAACAGATGGCAAAGGCCCAGGAGACACACAGCAGCCTGAGTCAAGAGCTGCAGGACAGGCTGCAGACCATCACTCAAGAGAAAGAGGAGCTTCTGCAGCTGTCCATGGAGAGGGGCAAGGTGCTTCAGAACAAACAGGCAGAGATCCGGCAGCTTGAGGAGAAGTTGGAGGCAGCAGATATGGCTAGGAGGCATGCGCTAGAGCGCTTTGAGCAAGAGGCAGTGGCTGTAGACAGCAACTTGAGAGTCCAGGAACTTCAGCGCAGAATGGATGGGATCCAAAAGGCCTATGATGAACTCAAGCTGCAGTCAGAAGCCTTCAAAAAGCACAGCCTAGATCTTTTAAgcaaggagagagaactcaatgcCAAACTCCGCCATCTCTTTCCATAA
- the Crebzf gene encoding CREB/ATF bZIP transcription factor, with protein MRHSLTKLLAASGSDSPSRSESPVPAATCSLPPDLTRAAASEEETAAAGSPGRKQPHRDEGELEAGRGSRDGVAVRAPSPEEMEEEAIASVPGEETEDMDFLSGLELADLLDPRQPDWHLEPGLSSPGPLSSSGGGSDSGGLWRGDDDDEAAAAEMQRFSDLLQRLLNGIGGCSSGSDSGSGEKRRRKSPGGGGGGGSGNDNNQAATKSPRKAAAAAARLNRLKKKEYVMGLESRVRGLAAENQELRAENRELGKRVQALQEESRYLRAVLANETGLARLLSRLSGVGLRLTTSLFRDSPAGDHDYALPVGKQQQDLLEEDDSAGGVCLHVDKDKVSVEFCSACARKASSSLKM; from the coding sequence ATGAGGCATAGCCTGACCAAGCTGTTGGCAGCCTCGGGCAGCGATTCCCCGTCCCGCAGTGAGAGCCCGGTGCCGGCCGCGACCTGTTCTCTGCCCCCGGACCTGACCCGGGCGGCAGCAAGCGAGGAGGAGACGGCGGCGGCCGGATCGCCCGGCCGCAAGCAACCGCACCGCGACGAGGGCGAGTTGGAGGCCGGGAGGGGGAGCCGCGACGGCGTGGCCGTGCGCGCGCCCTCGCCCGAGGAGATGGAGGAAGAGGCTATTGCCAGCGTCCCTGGGGAAGAAACGGAGGACATGGACTTTCTGTCTGGGCTGGAACTGGCGGATCTGCTGGACCCCAGGCAGCCGGACTGGCACCTGGAACCCGGGCTTAGCTCGCCTGGGCCTCTCTCCTCATCTGGCGGAGGCTCCGATAGTGGCGGCCTGTGGAGAGGGGACGATGACGACGAGGCTGCGGCCGCTGAGATGCAGCGCTTTTCTGATCTGCTCCAGAGGCTGTTAAACGGTATCGGAGGCTGCAGCAGCGGCAGTGACAGTGGCAGCGGGGAAAAGAGGCGGAGAAAGTCTCCTGGAGGAGGAGGCGGTGGCGGCAGTGGCAACGACAACAACCAGGCGGCGACCAAGAGTCCCCGGAAGGCGGCGGCGGCCGCTGCCCGTCTTAATCGGCTGAAGAAGAAAGAATATGTGATGGGCCTGGAGAGTCGAGTCCGGGGTCTGGCAGCCGAGAACCAGGAGCTGCGGGCCGAGAATCGGGAGCTGGGCAAACGCGTCCAAGCACTGCAAGAGGAGAGTCGCTACCTACGGGCAGTCCTAGCCAACGAGACTGGACTGGCTCGCTTGCTGAGCCGACTGAGCGGCGTGGGACTGCGGCTGACCACCTCGCTCTTCAGAGACTCGCCCGCCGGTGACCATGACTACGCTTTGCCGGTGGGAAAGCAGCAGCAAGACCTGCTGGAAGAGGACGACTCCGCGGGAGGAGTGTGTCTTCATGTGGACAAGGATAAGGTGTCGGTGGAGTTCTGCTCGGCGTGCGCTCGGAAGGCGTCGTCTTCTCTTAAAATGTAG